From the genome of Gemmatimonas phototrophica, one region includes:
- a CDS encoding TldD/PmbA family protein — MQTNTAILTRDQAQAIVEKAIKMSKADAVDVQVNTYTAGNIRFADNQVSTAGSTTDAQLGIQSAFGPKHAVVTTNDLSDESIARAVRESERLARLSPDDPESMPQLGAQTYTPVNSFFDSTANLSASDRAKAALDALELSRKSGDLKAAGYLVTTAGALAIGNSTGMFAYHRSTNANYTLTVRTADGTGSGWAAGDHADWAQLDARRVAETAVEKARLSRNPVAIEPGRYTVILEPQAVGDLVQLISNYADARSADEGRSPFVKQGGGNKVGEKIMDERITIFSDPADPQLLGRPWDFEGMPLGRQVWIENGVLKQLIYSRFWAKKQGKTPTGGPSSFKMAGGTQSVEDLIKGTTRGILVTRLWYLREVDPRTILYTGLTRDGTFLVENGKITKSLRNFRFNESPLFMLNNLEALGRPERLAGTEQGGDVVMPSLKARDFNFTSLSEAV, encoded by the coding sequence ATGCAAACCAATACCGCCATCCTCACGCGCGATCAGGCGCAGGCGATCGTCGAAAAGGCGATCAAGATGTCCAAGGCCGATGCCGTAGACGTGCAGGTGAATACGTACACCGCCGGCAACATCCGCTTCGCCGATAATCAGGTGAGCACCGCCGGCAGCACCACCGACGCGCAGCTGGGCATTCAGAGCGCGTTCGGCCCCAAGCATGCCGTGGTCACCACCAACGATCTCTCCGACGAAAGCATTGCCCGCGCCGTGCGTGAAAGCGAACGGCTGGCGCGTCTCTCGCCCGACGATCCGGAGTCGATGCCGCAGCTGGGGGCGCAGACGTACACGCCGGTCAACTCGTTCTTCGACAGCACGGCGAATCTGTCGGCCAGCGACCGTGCCAAGGCCGCGCTTGACGCGCTCGAACTGTCTCGCAAGTCCGGTGATCTCAAGGCGGCCGGGTATCTCGTGACCACTGCCGGCGCGTTGGCCATTGGCAACAGCACCGGCATGTTTGCGTATCATCGCAGTACCAACGCGAACTACACGCTCACCGTGCGCACCGCCGATGGCACCGGTTCCGGCTGGGCCGCCGGTGATCATGCCGACTGGGCGCAGCTCGATGCGCGTCGTGTGGCAGAGACGGCCGTAGAAAAAGCGCGCCTGTCGCGCAATCCGGTGGCCATTGAGCCGGGACGCTACACGGTCATTCTCGAGCCGCAGGCCGTGGGCGATCTGGTGCAGCTCATCAGCAACTACGCCGACGCCCGCAGCGCCGACGAAGGGCGCAGCCCCTTCGTGAAGCAGGGGGGTGGCAACAAGGTGGGCGAAAAGATCATGGATGAGCGCATCACGATCTTCTCCGACCCCGCCGATCCACAGCTGCTGGGTCGCCCGTGGGATTTTGAAGGCATGCCACTCGGCCGTCAGGTGTGGATTGAGAACGGCGTGCTCAAGCAGCTCATCTACTCGCGCTTCTGGGCCAAGAAGCAGGGCAAGACACCCACCGGTGGCCCGAGCTCCTTCAAGATGGCCGGCGGCACGCAGAGCGTGGAGGATCTCATCAAGGGCACCACACGCGGCATTCTGGTGACCCGCCTGTGGTATCTGCGCGAAGTGGATCCGCGCACCATTCTCTACACGGGACTCACCCGCGACGGCACGTTCCTGGTGGAGAATGGCAAGATCACCAAGAGTCTGCGCAACTTCCGCTTCAACGAGTCGCCGCTGTTCATGCTGAACAATCTCGAGGCGCTCGGCAGACCGGAGAGACTGGCCGGCACCGAGCAGGGCGGCGATGTGGTGATGCCGTCGCTCAAGGCGAGGGATTTCAATTTTACGAGTTTGTCGGAAGCGGTGTGA
- a CDS encoding BMP family protein produces MISKTFRALALATAAAAASACGGDSKTSAADSTGAPTLRVALLTPGPISDKSWNGGAYDGLTALRDSLGAQISHIQTKTPAEFEENFRQYGAQGYTVVVGHGFEFQDAATRVAPSYPKTNYIVTSGRVTGPNLAGVAFLFEEASYQAGMIAGAVTKTNKLGLIAGTELPPVKASFEAFARGAKAVNPKVEVITSYIGNWDDVSAGKEQALAQIARGVDIIFQNADAAGLGIFQAAKEKKVYAFGTNANQNAVAPDVILGSVVIDLPKAFMLLGREVQSGAFKGRVISLGVKEDVVRLVLNPALSAVIPATAMAASDSVGTLLRTGTFDALKDLTVAADSAKPIAPAK; encoded by the coding sequence ATGATTTCGAAGACGTTCCGCGCGTTGGCGCTCGCGACTGCCGCGGCGGCCGCCTCTGCCTGTGGTGGCGACAGCAAGACCAGCGCAGCCGACAGCACCGGCGCACCGACGCTGCGCGTGGCCCTGCTCACCCCCGGCCCCATCTCCGACAAGTCGTGGAATGGCGGCGCCTATGACGGGCTCACCGCCCTCCGCGATTCGCTGGGCGCGCAGATCTCCCATATCCAGACCAAGACCCCCGCCGAGTTCGAAGAGAACTTTCGCCAGTACGGCGCGCAGGGGTACACCGTGGTCGTTGGGCACGGTTTCGAATTTCAGGATGCCGCCACCCGCGTCGCGCCCAGCTATCCGAAGACCAACTACATCGTCACGTCGGGACGCGTGACGGGCCCCAACCTCGCCGGTGTCGCCTTTCTCTTCGAAGAGGCCTCGTACCAGGCGGGGATGATTGCCGGTGCGGTTACCAAGACCAACAAGCTGGGGCTCATTGCCGGCACCGAACTGCCGCCCGTCAAAGCCAGCTTCGAAGCCTTTGCGCGCGGCGCCAAGGCCGTGAACCCCAAGGTCGAGGTCATCACGTCGTACATCGGCAACTGGGATGACGTGAGCGCCGGCAAGGAACAGGCGCTCGCCCAGATTGCGCGCGGCGTTGACATCATCTTCCAGAACGCGGACGCCGCCGGGCTGGGGATTTTCCAAGCCGCCAAGGAAAAGAAGGTGTACGCCTTCGGCACCAACGCCAACCAGAACGCCGTCGCCCCCGACGTCATTCTGGGCAGCGTGGTCATTGATCTTCCCAAGGCCTTCATGCTCCTCGGCCGCGAAGTCCAGAGCGGCGCCTTCAAGGGGCGCGTCATCAGCCTCGGGGTAAAGGAAGATGTGGTGCGTCTGGTGCTCAACCCGGCATTGAGCGCGGTTATCCCCGCCACCGCCATGGCCGCCTCCGACAGCGTGGGCACCCTCCTGCGAACAGGAACGTTCGACGCCCTGAAGGATCTCACCGTGGCCGCCGACAGCGCCAAGCCCATCGCCCCGGCCAAGTAA
- a CDS encoding HPF/RaiA family ribosome-associated protein codes for MLIQLNTDNQVEGSDEEVRQAEADLQRTMARFDKHITRIEVHFQDANAEKAGSNDKRCMLEARLRGRDPVAVSHTGPTLTAAFHGARDKLTTVLDRRVARLRPPKGVDPFETQGLSL; via the coding sequence ATGCTCATTCAGCTGAATACGGACAATCAGGTCGAGGGAAGTGACGAGGAGGTACGCCAGGCCGAAGCCGATCTGCAGCGCACCATGGCGCGCTTCGACAAGCATATCACCCGCATTGAGGTGCATTTTCAGGACGCCAATGCCGAGAAGGCCGGGAGCAATGACAAGCGATGCATGCTGGAAGCCCGGCTCCGTGGTCGCGATCCGGTGGCGGTAAGCCATACGGGGCCAACGCTCACGGCGGCCTTCCATGGCGCGCGCGACAAACTCACCACCGTGCTGGACCGTCGGGTGGCGCGTCTGCGGCCGCCCAAGGGCGTTGATCCCTTTGAGACGCAGGGTCTCTCCCTCTAG
- a CDS encoding TldD/PmbA family protein, with amino-acid sequence MTSRRDFLWQGGTAFGGALLAGSALAGIPRLLSAAPAPDAKALEAFTDIANVRALMDAALNAAKMAGATYADVRCSRQRQNFVFTREQQIQQVVDTDTVGIGVRALVDGTWGFAATRILTTDGAAAAAREAVAIAKASKIARANPIEWLPAPVVKDGVWKGAFTQDPFDIPVEQKADLLLKANAGALKAKNVKYVFSGFFFVKDERNYANTDGTVTKQDVVRSWPTMQITAVSADFTDFQNRSNMVAPMARGWEYILQSDLVGNAQKWGEEAAAKLTGKPVEQGRYDLVLDPQNLWLTIHESIGHPTELDRAMGYEANYAGTSFVAPPDKMLGSLKYGPSIMNIQGDRSQEGGLSTIGWDDDGVKPDEFLIVKNGMFNDYQTTREQAPWLRWWYDKSGAPVRSHGCSYAQGWDNVQFQRMPNVSLMPGEKDLSQDDLIAATDRGILIQGDGSFSIDQQRFNAQFGGQLYHEIKGGKVVGVLKDVAYQIRTPDFWNSMDMIGGKRSYQLGGSFFDGKGQPPQVNAVSHGSPPARFRNVNVINTGRTA; translated from the coding sequence ATGACCTCCCGACGTGATTTTCTGTGGCAGGGCGGCACTGCCTTTGGCGGCGCCCTGCTGGCCGGCAGTGCCCTCGCCGGCATTCCGCGCCTGCTCTCTGCGGCGCCGGCGCCCGATGCCAAGGCGCTCGAAGCGTTCACCGATATTGCCAACGTGCGCGCGCTCATGGACGCCGCGCTGAATGCCGCCAAGATGGCCGGCGCTACCTACGCCGATGTGCGCTGCAGCCGTCAGCGGCAGAACTTCGTGTTCACCCGCGAACAGCAGATTCAGCAGGTGGTAGACACCGACACCGTGGGCATTGGTGTGCGCGCCCTGGTTGATGGTACCTGGGGTTTTGCCGCCACGCGCATTCTCACCACCGATGGTGCCGCCGCGGCGGCGCGCGAAGCGGTGGCGATTGCCAAGGCGTCCAAAATTGCCCGTGCCAATCCCATTGAGTGGCTTCCCGCCCCGGTGGTGAAGGACGGCGTGTGGAAGGGGGCGTTTACGCAGGACCCGTTTGACATTCCGGTGGAACAGAAGGCCGATCTGCTGCTCAAGGCCAACGCCGGCGCGCTCAAGGCGAAGAATGTGAAGTACGTGTTCAGCGGCTTCTTCTTCGTGAAGGACGAACGCAACTACGCCAACACCGACGGCACCGTCACCAAGCAGGACGTGGTGCGCTCATGGCCCACCATGCAGATCACCGCCGTCAGCGCCGACTTTACCGACTTCCAGAACCGCAGCAACATGGTGGCCCCGATGGCCCGCGGCTGGGAGTACATCCTGCAGAGTGATCTGGTGGGGAACGCGCAGAAGTGGGGCGAAGAAGCGGCCGCCAAGCTCACCGGCAAGCCGGTGGAGCAGGGGCGCTATGATCTCGTGCTCGACCCGCAGAACTTGTGGCTCACCATTCACGAAAGCATCGGGCACCCCACCGAGCTCGATCGGGCCATGGGCTACGAAGCCAACTACGCCGGCACCAGCTTTGTGGCGCCGCCCGACAAGATGCTGGGCTCTCTCAAGTACGGCCCGAGCATCATGAACATCCAGGGCGACCGCTCACAGGAAGGCGGACTCTCCACGATTGGCTGGGACGACGACGGCGTGAAGCCCGACGAATTCCTCATTGTGAAGAACGGCATGTTCAACGACTACCAGACCACGCGTGAACAGGCGCCGTGGTTGCGCTGGTGGTACGACAAGAGTGGCGCCCCCGTGCGCTCACACGGCTGCTCGTACGCGCAGGGGTGGGACAACGTACAATTCCAGCGCATGCCCAACGTGTCACTCATGCCGGGCGAAAAAGATCTGTCGCAGGACGATCTCATTGCCGCCACCGATCGCGGCATTCTCATTCAGGGCGACGGCAGCTTCTCCATTGATCAGCAGCGCTTCAACGCGCAGTTCGGCGGGCAGCTCTATCACGAAATCAAGGGCGGCAAGGTGGTGGGCGTGTTGAAAGACGTGGCCTATCAGATTCGCACGCCGGACTTCTGGAACAGCATGGACATGATTGGCGGCAAGCGCAGCTATCAGCTGGGTGGCTCCTTCTTTGACGGCAAGGGACAGCCGCCACAGGTGAACGCGGTGAGCCACGGCTCACCCCCGGCCCGTTTCCGCAATGTGAACGTGATCAACACCGGGAGGACAGCGTAA
- a CDS encoding dipeptidase, with amino-acid sequence MPTLRTLLAMGPLGLALGLPTVLAAQSGPPPRDESAILATAKAIHAKVLSIDTHVDISPANFNESGPNYAQKLPRTQVDIVKMEEGGLVGAFLIVYVGQDTALNAAGFARANAQALEKFDAVHRLTDKLAPARAELAYTAADARRIHRSGKRVIFIGVENGFPIGSDIANVEKFYQRGGRYMSLAHNGHSQLSDSNTGERDGVWLHNGLSPLGKQVIAEMNRLGMMIDVSHPSKQSMLQTVALSKAPIIASHSGVRALCNHSRNMDDEQLDALKKNGGVIQLVAFNSYVKCNPAKDAERAAAVDALRKEYGIAPGSRVAVQRAIEALPNDKRNEYLAKQEDITARRYPSDPAATVADFANHIDYVVKRIGINHVGISSDFDGGGGVDGWRNASESMNVTAELVRRGYTAAEIEKIWGGNLLRVMEGVEKVAKK; translated from the coding sequence ATGCCGACACTCCGTACTCTCCTTGCCATGGGGCCGCTGGGCCTCGCGCTGGGCCTTCCCACTGTACTCGCTGCACAATCGGGACCGCCCCCGCGCGACGAGTCGGCCATTCTTGCAACGGCCAAGGCCATTCACGCGAAAGTGCTTTCCATTGACACGCACGTAGACATCTCGCCCGCGAACTTCAACGAGAGCGGCCCCAACTACGCGCAGAAGCTGCCGCGTACGCAGGTGGACATCGTGAAGATGGAAGAGGGTGGCCTCGTGGGCGCCTTTCTCATCGTGTACGTGGGGCAGGACACCGCGCTCAACGCGGCCGGCTTTGCGCGCGCCAATGCGCAGGCGCTCGAAAAGTTCGACGCCGTGCATCGCCTCACCGACAAGCTCGCACCAGCGCGCGCCGAACTGGCGTACACGGCGGCCGACGCCCGTCGCATTCACCGCAGCGGCAAGCGCGTCATTTTCATTGGCGTGGAGAACGGCTTTCCCATTGGCAGCGACATTGCCAACGTGGAGAAGTTCTATCAGCGCGGCGGACGGTACATGTCGCTGGCGCACAACGGTCACAGCCAGCTCTCCGACAGCAACACCGGCGAACGTGATGGCGTGTGGCTGCACAACGGTCTCTCGCCGCTGGGCAAGCAGGTCATCGCCGAGATGAATCGGCTGGGCATGATGATTGATGTGTCGCACCCGTCCAAACAGTCCATGCTGCAAACGGTGGCGTTGAGCAAGGCGCCCATCATTGCGTCACACAGTGGCGTGCGCGCGTTGTGCAATCACAGCCGCAACATGGACGACGAGCAACTCGACGCGCTGAAGAAGAACGGCGGCGTGATTCAGCTGGTGGCGTTCAACAGCTACGTGAAGTGCAACCCGGCCAAGGATGCCGAACGCGCCGCCGCAGTAGACGCGCTGCGCAAGGAATACGGCATTGCCCCGGGCTCACGCGTGGCGGTGCAGCGGGCCATCGAAGCGCTTCCCAACGACAAGCGCAACGAATATCTGGCCAAGCAGGAGGACATCACGGCACGGCGGTATCCCAGCGACCCGGCCGCGACGGTCGCGGACTTTGCGAATCACATTGACTATGTGGTGAAGCGCATTGGGATCAACCACGTAGGCATCAGCAGCGACTTCGACGGCGGCGGCGGCGTGGACGGCTGGCGCAACGCCAGCGAGTCGATGAATGTGACCGCCGAGTTGGTGCGGCGCGGCTATACGGCGGCCGAAATTGAGAAAATCTGGGGCGGCAATTTGCTGCGGGTGATGGAGGGGGTGGAGAAGGTGGCGAAGAAGTGA
- a CDS encoding ABC transporter permease yields MSALDIGTGFLEATVRTATPLAFAALGECISERAGVINIGLEGSIIAGALGATVAAGVIGVGGGFAVGALAGVAVAAVFALFTVGLKADQIITGTAITMFALGLTGTLYRTIFGTSGVALSTPTTGVVAIPGLSSLPLVGPGLFAQPLATYVVMLLAPFLAWWLQRTHGGLALRAIGEYPEAAVAAGIAPRRVQALAVLFAGGMAGLAGATLVLAQAGTFVEGMSAGRGFIAIAIVVLGRWRPLGVAAAALLFGAANSLQTLFQSMGFTGVPYQLFLALPYVLTLLVLAGASGRAASPAALGKRVG; encoded by the coding sequence ATGAGCGCGTTGGATATTGGCACCGGCTTTCTTGAGGCCACGGTGCGCACGGCCACTCCGCTGGCGTTCGCGGCATTGGGCGAGTGCATCAGTGAGCGCGCGGGCGTGATCAACATTGGCCTGGAAGGGTCCATCATTGCCGGAGCGCTGGGCGCCACCGTGGCGGCTGGTGTGATTGGGGTAGGCGGTGGTTTTGCGGTGGGGGCGCTGGCCGGTGTGGCCGTGGCAGCGGTATTCGCGCTGTTCACGGTGGGGCTCAAGGCCGACCAGATCATCACCGGCACCGCCATTACCATGTTTGCGCTCGGCCTCACCGGCACGCTGTACCGCACCATCTTCGGCACGTCTGGAGTGGCGCTGAGTACGCCAACGACGGGGGTGGTGGCCATTCCGGGTTTGTCGTCGTTGCCGCTGGTGGGCCCGGGGTTGTTTGCGCAGCCATTGGCCACGTACGTCGTGATGCTGCTGGCGCCGTTCCTCGCGTGGTGGCTGCAGCGCACACATGGTGGGCTCGCGCTCCGCGCCATTGGCGAATATCCCGAGGCCGCGGTGGCGGCGGGGATCGCGCCACGGCGTGTGCAAGCGTTGGCGGTGCTCTTCGCCGGCGGCATGGCGGGGCTGGCCGGTGCCACGCTGGTGCTCGCGCAGGCGGGCACGTTTGTGGAAGGCATGTCCGCCGGGCGCGGCTTCATTGCCATTGCCATTGTGGTGCTGGGCCGGTGGCGCCCGCTGGGTGTAGCAGCGGCAGCGCTGCTCTTTGGGGCGGCCAACTCGCTGCAGACGCTCTTCCAGTCCATGGGCTTCACCGGCGTGCCGTATCAGCTGTTCCTCGCCCTCCCCTATGTCCTCACGCTGCTGGTCTTGGCCGGCGCGAGCGGGCGGGCCGCCTCACCGGCGGCGCTGGGGAAGCGGGTGGGGTAG
- a CDS encoding ABC transporter permease codes for MNARAFWYRGVAPLAAVLVAALLLLSLLLLATGHDVGPALQALVRGAFGSSYAITSATMVRMVPLGFAGLAVSLAFRAGILNVGAEGQLLIGAAAATAMAVPMAGVSPVIGIPVLLVAGATAGAVWAGIAALLRLRFGVLEVISTIMLNFVALYLTGWLVRGPLQEPTRINPQSASLPDALHLPVLLDGTRLHAGVPLLVVVAVGVWWWLSHTASGFRVRAVGANAFAAQSAGGIAVSRTVFTAFLLSGLLAGLGGAVEYTGITYALYENFSPGYGYTAIAVALMARLHPVGVLGTALLFGALEAGANAMQRDAGVPSVVVSVVEALLILLVVAADRVVDRVGDRVDTPVAARAEAAT; via the coding sequence ATGAACGCGCGCGCCTTCTGGTATCGTGGCGTTGCACCGTTGGCCGCCGTGCTGGTTGCCGCGTTGCTGTTGCTGTCATTGCTGCTGCTGGCCACCGGGCACGACGTGGGACCGGCGTTGCAGGCGCTGGTGCGTGGAGCGTTTGGTTCGTCGTACGCCATCACCTCGGCCACCATGGTGCGGATGGTGCCGCTCGGTTTTGCCGGCCTCGCAGTGTCGCTGGCATTTCGGGCGGGCATCCTGAATGTGGGTGCCGAAGGACAGTTGCTCATAGGCGCTGCCGCCGCGACGGCCATGGCGGTCCCAATGGCCGGTGTCTCGCCGGTGATTGGTATTCCCGTTTTGCTGGTGGCGGGTGCAACGGCTGGTGCGGTATGGGCTGGCATTGCCGCGCTGCTGCGCCTGCGCTTCGGCGTGCTGGAAGTGATCAGCACCATCATGCTCAACTTCGTGGCGCTGTATCTCACGGGGTGGTTGGTGCGTGGCCCGTTGCAGGAACCCACGCGCATCAATCCGCAGTCGGCGTCGTTGCCCGACGCGTTGCATTTGCCGGTGCTGCTGGATGGCACCCGACTGCACGCCGGTGTGCCCTTGCTGGTGGTGGTGGCGGTGGGTGTGTGGTGGTGGTTGTCGCACACCGCGAGCGGCTTCCGCGTGCGCGCCGTGGGCGCCAATGCGTTTGCCGCCCAATCAGCCGGTGGCATTGCCGTCTCGCGCACCGTGTTTACCGCCTTTCTGTTGAGCGGGCTGCTGGCGGGGCTGGGCGGCGCGGTGGAGTACACCGGCATCACGTACGCGCTGTACGAAAACTTTTCGCCGGGGTACGGCTACACCGCCATTGCTGTAGCACTCATGGCGCGGTTGCATCCGGTGGGGGTACTGGGCACGGCGCTACTCTTCGGGGCGCTCGAAGCTGGCGCCAACGCCATGCAGCGTGATGCGGGTGTGCCCAGTGTCGTGGTGAGTGTGGTGGAAGCCTTGCTCATTCTGCTGGTGGTCGCGGCCGATCGTGTGGTCGATCGAGTAGGTGATCGCGTGGACACTCCGGTGGCGGCGCGCGCCGAGGCCGCGACGTGA
- a CDS encoding ABC transporter ATP-binding protein → MSTSVAGVAPGGATPGVVPMLSLRGITHRFGGVLALDDASFVVRPGTVHALLGENGAGKTTLMRVVFGLLAPQAGDMQWRGAPVHFSSPANALASGIGMVHQHFTLVPAMTVAENVALGGHGAYHPAAAEARVREVSTRAGLPLDPHARVDTLPVGAQQRCEIVKALARDVQLLILDEPTAVLAPSEAAELLAWVRQHANAGNAVVLITHKLRDALAVADDITVLHRGRTVLTTRAAHTTQDALAAAMLGEQPDVSGQSAEQVAAGITETASHVVPLHSGTTVPEGASSTVLALDAVRWRDARGVERVHHATLQVRAGEIVGIAAVEGAGQHELLRLLAGRLEATAGRVVRPARVGFVPEDRHRDALLLDAPLFENTALRNAGARRGRMPWRALRESTAQLLTRFDVRAPGASAVARTLSGGNQQKFVLGRELADQPEALIVENPSRGLDFKATAAVQQSLRDARDAGTAVVVYSSDLDEVMLLADRVYVMHAGQAHEVRGDRDAVGRAMLGGASAHNVGGGV, encoded by the coding sequence GTGAGCACCTCCGTCGCCGGAGTCGCTCCGGGCGGAGCAACACCGGGCGTCGTGCCCATGCTGTCGTTGCGTGGCATCACGCACCGCTTTGGCGGAGTGCTGGCCCTCGACGACGCATCATTCGTGGTGCGACCCGGAACAGTGCACGCGCTGCTCGGGGAAAACGGCGCCGGCAAAACCACACTCATGCGCGTGGTGTTCGGCTTGCTCGCGCCGCAGGCCGGCGACATGCAGTGGCGGGGCGCCCCGGTACACTTCTCCTCGCCGGCGAACGCGCTGGCCAGTGGCATTGGTATGGTGCATCAGCACTTCACACTGGTGCCCGCCATGACGGTGGCAGAGAATGTGGCGCTGGGTGGACATGGCGCGTATCACCCAGCGGCGGCGGAAGCGCGCGTACGTGAGGTATCGACACGCGCCGGCTTGCCGCTCGACCCGCACGCGCGCGTAGACACATTGCCCGTAGGGGCGCAGCAGCGGTGCGAAATTGTGAAAGCGCTCGCGCGTGATGTGCAGCTGCTCATTCTCGATGAACCAACAGCCGTGCTGGCCCCCAGTGAAGCCGCCGAGTTGCTGGCGTGGGTTCGGCAACACGCCAACGCCGGCAATGCGGTGGTGCTCATTACGCACAAACTGCGCGATGCCCTGGCGGTAGCCGATGACATTACCGTGCTGCACCGCGGCCGCACGGTGCTCACGACCCGCGCCGCGCACACCACACAGGACGCGCTCGCGGCCGCCATGTTGGGAGAGCAGCCCGATGTCTCCGGGCAGAGTGCAGAACAAGTGGCCGCGGGCATTACGGAAACGGCATCACACGTGGTCCCGCTGCACTCCGGCACCACGGTACCGGAAGGCGCCTCCTCCACGGTGCTGGCGCTCGACGCTGTACGCTGGCGTGATGCCCGCGGCGTAGAGCGCGTACACCACGCCACGTTGCAGGTGCGTGCCGGCGAAATTGTGGGCATCGCGGCCGTGGAAGGCGCGGGACAGCACGAGCTGCTTCGTTTGCTCGCCGGTCGGTTGGAGGCAACAGCGGGACGTGTCGTACGTCCCGCGCGCGTGGGCTTTGTGCCGGAAGACCGCCATCGTGATGCGCTGCTGCTCGACGCCCCGCTCTTTGAGAACACGGCGCTGCGCAACGCCGGTGCCCGTCGTGGGCGCATGCCCTGGCGTGCGCTGCGCGAAAGCACTGCACAGTTGCTGACGCGCTTTGATGTACGGGCGCCCGGTGCATCGGCTGTGGCGCGCACGCTGTCGGGGGGCAATCAGCAGAAGTTCGTCCTGGGGCGCGAACTGGCCGACCAGCCGGAAGCGCTCATCGTGGAGAATCCGTCACGCGGTCTGGATTTCAAAGCCACCGCGGCGGTGCAGCAATCGTTGCGCGACGCACGCGACGCCGGCACCGCCGTCGTAGTGTACAGCAGCGACCTCGATGAAGTCATGCTGCTGGCAGATCGTGTGTATGTGATGCACGCCGGACAGGCGCACGAAGTACGCGGTGATCGCGACGCGGTAGGGCGTGCCATGCTGGGGGGCGCATCGGCGCATAACGTGGGCGGCGGGGTATGA
- a CDS encoding Nif3-like dinuclear metal center hexameric protein, which yields MSTPNDDRILAQATGNGLDTPVASLRDVVQALDTELRTFDIPDYGGAVNGLQVANRGTVRKVAVAVDASRAAITEAAISGANLLVVHHGLFWGGAQPLTGVHYEKFRTLFGADIAVYSTHLPLDCHPELGNNVRLAQALGLVPSAGFARYKSIDVGVMGDANEPTANVLARVEAFAARYGGSVRTSIPVGSRTTKRWAICTGGGASTETLREARERGVDTLIVGEGPHHTTVEALEHDFCVIYAGHYATETLGVQALGAWIEARFGVPWTFLHLPTGS from the coding sequence ATGTCCACTCCGAACGACGACCGCATTCTCGCGCAAGCGACCGGCAATGGGCTCGACACCCCGGTCGCTTCGCTGCGTGATGTCGTGCAGGCGCTCGACACGGAACTGCGCACCTTCGATATCCCTGACTACGGCGGCGCGGTGAATGGCCTGCAGGTGGCCAACCGGGGCACGGTACGAAAAGTGGCGGTGGCCGTCGACGCGTCGCGCGCGGCCATTACCGAAGCCGCCATCAGCGGCGCCAATTTGCTGGTGGTGCACCACGGCCTCTTCTGGGGTGGCGCGCAGCCACTCACCGGCGTGCACTACGAAAAATTCCGCACGCTCTTTGGCGCCGACATTGCCGTGTACTCCACCCACCTCCCACTGGACTGCCACCCGGAGCTGGGAAACAACGTGCGTCTCGCGCAGGCGCTGGGACTTGTTCCGTCGGCCGGCTTTGCGCGCTACAAATCCATTGATGTGGGCGTCATGGGTGACGCCAACGAACCCACGGCCAATGTGCTCGCGCGTGTGGAAGCGTTCGCGGCCCGCTACGGCGGCTCGGTGCGCACTTCCATCCCGGTGGGCAGCCGCACCACCAAGCGGTGGGCCATCTGCACGGGCGGTGGCGCCAGCACCGAGACACTGCGCGAAGCGCGCGAACGCGGCGTAGACACCCTCATTGTTGGCGAAGGCCCGCACCACACCACGGTCGAAGCACTCGAACACGACTTCTGTGTGATCTACGCCGGCCACTATGCCACCGAAACCCTCGGTGTGCAGGCACTCGGCGCGTGGATTGAGGCGCGCTTCGGCGTGCCCTGGACCTTCCTGCACCTCCCCACCGGGTCGTGA
- a CDS encoding OmpA family protein produces MSAHTPKRLLLSGLLVSTTLAGCQSLNRKQEGGAIGAAAGGAIGAAVGRANGSTAKGAILGAVVGGTLGAVIGHQMDQQAKKIEQQVSGATVERVGEGIQVTFASGLLFDTESSTIRDLAATNLRNLAKSLNEYPGSDLLIVGHTDARGEDSYNQALSERRANATADYLVSLGVTRTRLRTNGRGEAEPVADNSTEDGLQLNRRVEVAIYASDKMKADLGRGFTPER; encoded by the coding sequence ATGTCGGCACACACACCAAAGCGCCTGCTGCTCAGCGGGCTGCTCGTCAGCACCACACTGGCCGGGTGCCAGTCGTTGAACCGCAAGCAGGAAGGGGGCGCCATTGGCGCCGCCGCTGGCGGGGCCATTGGAGCGGCCGTTGGTCGCGCGAACGGCTCCACCGCCAAGGGGGCCATTCTGGGCGCCGTGGTGGGTGGCACGCTGGGCGCGGTGATTGGACACCAGATGGATCAGCAAGCCAAGAAGATCGAGCAGCAGGTTTCCGGGGCCACGGTAGAGCGCGTAGGCGAAGGCATTCAGGTTACGTTCGCCTCCGGCCTGCTCTTTGACACCGAGTCGTCCACCATTCGCGATCTGGCCGCCACCAATCTGCGCAATCTGGCCAAAAGCCTGAACGAGTATCCCGGCAGTGACCTGCTCATTGTGGGGCACACCGACGCGCGGGGCGAAGACAGCTACAATCAGGCGCTTTCCGAGCGTCGGGCCAACGCGACGGCCGACTATCTCGTGAGCCTGGGGGTGACACGCACACGACTGCGCACCAACGGGCGGGGGGAAGCCGAACCGGTGGCCGACAACAGCACCGAAGACGGGCTGCAGTTGAACCGGCGGGTGGAAGTCGCGATCTACGCCAGCGACAAGATGAAGGCGGACCTCGGCCGGGGATTCACCCCGGAACGCTGA